A segment of the Neisseria chenwenguii genome:
GGAAACGAAGGGAATCAGCTTGCGGCCGTGTCCGCCGTCAATCACTAAAACATCGTGGGCACCGGTATCCATAAGGCTGTTTACTTTGCCTAAAACTACGCCGTCTTTGTTGCTTACGGTCATGCCGACCAAGTCTGCCCAGTAGTATTCGTCTTCTTCGGCAGGCTCGAAGGCTTCGCGCGGAATTTCGATGGTGTAGCCGCGCAGCGCAAAGGCTTGGTCGCGGTCGTCGATGCCCTCAAATTTGACTTGGAGTTCGCCGCCTGCGATTTTGCCGGATTCGAGCGTGACGGTCAGGGTTTTGCCGTCTTTGCTCAGATGCCACTCGGGGTAGTCCAGCAGGCTGTCGGTGTATTCGGTGTCGGCGGCGATTTTCAGCCAGCCTTTGATGCCGAATACGCCTTTGATGTAGCCCATGGCTACCCGTTGTTGCGTATTGTTCATGGCTTAAGCGGCAACTTGTTGCTCTTTAACCAGTTTGACAACGGCGGGGCTGACTTGCGCGCCTTGTGCAACCCAGTGGTTCAGGCGGTCGGCGTTCAGGCGGACGCGCTCTTGTTTTTCGTTGGCAACGGGGTTGTAGAAACCTAAGCGCTCGATAAAACGGCCGTCGCGGCGGTTACGCGAGTCGGTTACGATGACGTTGAAGAAAGGGCGGTGTTTAGAGCCGCCACGGGCCAAACGGATAACTACCATTTTGAAGTCCTTGTATGAATTCGGAGAATATGGAAGCGGGCAATTTTAGGTCAATTTGCGGTTTTTACGCAAGTATTTATTGACGGAATTTGCGTTTTTCGGCGGCTTTGGGCGGCAGCAGGCTGCGCTTGGCCTGAACCAGCGTCTTGTCGTCGGGCGAGGGAGTCAGGGTAAAGCCTGATTTTTCGGCGAGTTTGAGCATGGCGGTGTTTTTTTTGAGGATTTCGGCGCTGATGCTTTGGTAGCCCTGTTGTGTGGCCAAAGCGATAATGTGCTGCATCAGGATAGGGGCCAAACCGCTGCCGCGCGCGCTTTCGGCGAGGGTGATGCCGAATTCGCATTCGTCGCGGGAGAGGCGGGCGATGCGGCTGACGCCGATGATGAGGCCGTCTGAATTTTCGGTGACGAATGCGCCCTCGCTGAACCAGTCGAGATTGCTGAAACGGGCGAGGGTGGCGGGCGGCAGCTCGTTGGTTTGCGCCATGAAGCGGGTGTAGCGCGCTTCGGGGGAAAGGTTGCGGACAAACTGCTGCTTGGCTTCGGCATCTTCGGGCTCAAACGGGCGGATGCCGGCGCTTTCGCCGTTTTTCAGACGGCATGTCTGCGGGAAGCCGTCGGGGTAGGGGGCAAGCACGTTTTCGGGTGGCTGCTGCGCGGGTTCGGCCTTGCCTAAAAATTCGGCGGCGGCTTCGCCTGTGGTGCGGATGAACTCGGCGGCTGCGGCTTTGCGGCTGCGCAGGATTTCGGCGGCGGCCTGTTTGAGTGGCTGCGCGGATTTGGCGGCGGGTTTTGCGTTTGGTTTTTCACTGTTTTTTTCAGGCGCGGCAGCGGGTTTTTCAGACGGCTTCAGGCTGCTGAACGTGCTGCTGCCGTAGAAACGCAGGCGGATTTCGCCGCAGTCGGTCTGCGCGGCGGAAAGCGCGTTGAGCGTGTGCAAAAACTGGGCGGTGGCGGCGCGGTGTTCGGGCAGATTGAAAAAATTGTCCAAATGCGCGGCGTCGAGCGTGGTAAACGGCGGCAGAACGGCGGTCGTCCGGCCTTGATGGCGGGCGGTGACGATGTCGCCGTAGCGCGGGTGTTTGAAAAACGCCAGTTCGCTGTGGAACCTGCCGTCGTCTTGTTGCGGCGGCAGGTTGAGGGCTTTGGCGAGTGCGTCAAGGTCTTGTTCGGCAAGCGCTTTTTCAATGGCTTTGGGTTTGATGTTTTTCAGACGGCCTGATTTCGGCGCGGCGGTTTGCAACTGGATTTCCTGCAAAGCGGCGGCTTGGTTGCGCATATGAAGCGTGCGCAGTGCGGCCTCGGGGCAGTCAAACTGCAACAGGCCGTCTGAAACGCGGCTGCTGATGAGGAGCAGCTTGTCGGACTGTTTGGCGTAAACGGCAAGCATATTCGTCAGCTCGGTTTCGTGGTGCGGGCTGTCGGGTGCGACGACGGCGAGCAGCGCCTGCGTGTCGGGCTGTTGCAGATAATGCGCGGCTTGGCTGCGGAACAGCGCGGGCGTGGGGCTGCTGCCGAGAAAGCCTTGTTCGGGCAGCGGTTTTTCAGACGGCATGGCCAGCGCGATGCCGTAGTTTGCGGCTTCGTTTTGCAGCCAGCCGGTGGGGCTGTCGGACAAAACGGTCAGTTTGTTTACAGGATTGATGTCAGCCAAACGGGCGTGTAGCGCGGCTTCCAGCGTTTGGCTGTCAAATGCGGGCAGGAAATTGCAATGGCGGCTCAGGCTTTCCAAAACGGCGCGTTCGGTGTCGTCTGCATTGTGCGGGCAGTAAAGAATCACGGGCGTGTGGCGGGCGAACTGGCGGATGGCGCTGAACAGTTTCCGCTGGTTTTCCAAAGGGTTATGCTGGATGACGGCAACGCGGGTGTGGCGGTTGTGGCCGAAACGGTTGAGCCAGTCAGCGGCGGACGTGGGCGAGAGCGGGTAGTTCAGGCTGATGTGGCGCGACACGCCTTGCTGCATTTTGCGCAGCATAATGCCGATTTCGCGGCTGACGGCGGTGTGGCCGGTCAGCAGCGCAGCGTAGCCTGCGGGGAAATCGGGTAGCGTGCCCGCATTGAGTGCCTGTGCGGGAAGCTGGATGCCGGCAGCGTTGCAGACACTGATGCTGAGTTCGGCGCCGTGGTGTTTTTTGACGGCTTCGGCGGCGGTTTGGCGCGCCTCTTCGCCGAGCGTTTCCCAATCCTGTACGGCGATGACGTGATGGAACTGCTGTTTGCGGCAGGCTTTAAACAGTGCGTCGTAGGTTTCGGGCAGGGTAACGGCGATGACCAAATCGACGGGTTCGCTGATTTTGGCAAGGGTGGGGTAGGCGGTCAGACCGGCAACGGTTTTGTGGCGCAGGTTGACGGGCGTGATTCTGCCTTCGAACGCGGAACCGAGCAGGGCGGTGAGGATGCGCTCGCCCAAGCTGTGCGCCCGTTCGCTGGCGCCGACGAGGACGATGTGCTGCGGTGAGAAGAAATAGCCGGGCATGGATTGGACGGTCATGGCGGTTTCCTTTCGGGCGGTAAGGCCGTCTGAAAATGGTGTGTGGTGTGGGTGTTGGGATTTTTGTAAAAATCAAAAAAGGCCGGAATTTTTATAAAAGAGTCGGAAGGCCGTCTGAAAACTTAACCTTTTCTTTGCCGTGCTCTGATCGCAGGAAATTCGACTTGTGGGACGTCGCTTGGGGTGAGCTGGCATGGTCTGCACGCTGTAAACCGCGTAGGTCGGATTCGAGAATCCGACCTACGGCCTGCTGAAAAGCCGGGCTGAAGCCCGGCCTACAGTTGAAAGCAGCTTTCGCAGATGTTTCGGCATTTGGGCGGGGTTTCGCAAGGAAAGCGGTCTGTGTTTTTTAAATTCCATACGCATTATAAAAGGCCGTCTGAAAAGCGGCAAAGGATTTCAGACGGCCTTGGAAGGTGAGTGTGGTTTGTTGTTGTCCGGCTGCTTCATCGCGGTTCCTAAAAGATTGAGGCCGTCTGAAAGTTTTATGGACGTCATTCCCGTGCAGGAGGGAATCCACATTTGAGTTTCTGAAACTTATGTTCAAACAAGATATTGCCTGTTTTTAACCGTGGATTCCCGCCTGCGCAGGAATGACGACGGTTAGGTAATTAACGGTTTCAGACGGCCTCAAGCGGATGTTTATTATTTTTGCACAGGTCTCGGCCTGTTTTCAGAGGGCTTTTTTCTTGGGCAGTACAAAATGCATATTGAGGCCGTTTGGCTTGACGTTTTGGGCGTTGATTCTGCCGTTGTGCTGCTCGATGATGTGCTGGGTCAGCGCCAAGCCCAGGCCGGTGCCGGGTTTGCTGGCGCTGGAGTCGGCGCGGTAGAAGGCGGTGAAGATGTGCGGAAGCTGCATTTCGTTTACGCCGGGGCCGTTGTCGGTGACGTTGATGATCCAGTTTTTGTTGTCTTGCGAGACGTTGACTTTGATGACGCTGCCTTCGGGGCTGTAATTCATGGCGTTGCGGATGACGTTGTCGAATGCGCGGTAGAGGTAGCTTTCGTTGGCGGAAACGGTGGCGTTTTCGGGGATTTTGGGATCGACGGCCAGTGAGACGGATTGCTGGTTTTGCTGGGCGACGGCCTGGCTGTCTTCAATCAGGTTGCTGAGGAAGGGCAGAAGTTTGAGGTCTTCTTTTTCCAGCGGCATGTTGGAGGTTTCCAGCCGCGACAGGGTCAGGAGTTCGCCGACCAGGGTATCCATGCGGGTCAGTTCGCCTTCGAGGCGTTTGAGGTAGGCTTCCTGTTTTTGCGGCTGCGCCTGAATCAGGCCGACGATGGCCTGCATGCGCGCCAGCGGAGAGCGCATTTCGTGGGAAACGTGGTGGAGGAGGTGGCGTTCTTTGGCGACGAGTTTTTGCAGTTTGTCGGCCATTTTGTCGAATTGGAACGCGAGGTGGGAAAGCTCGTCGTCGCGGCCGTCCATCTGCTGGGCGATGCGGGTTTCCAAATCGCCGCCGGCGATGCGGTCCATGCCGTTTCCGAGGATGCTGATGGGTTTGGTAATATTGTTGGCCAGAATATAGGCCAGCAGCAGGCCGACTAAGATGATGAACGACAAGATGATGAATTCGTGCCAAATCGGGGAGAGCGGCAGGCCGGGAATGAACAGCGGGCTGGGCAGACGCTGGGCTTGGCGGTTGTCCCAGCCGTTGATGAAGAAGAGGTATTCTTCGCCGAAACGGTCGTATTCGATGTGGGCGAGGTCGGACTCGGGGTTGTTGGCGGCGAAGGCGCGGGCGCGCTCGACGGTCTGGCTGTCGACGTCGCGGCCGAGGATGTCGGTTTTGTCGTCGCCGAGGATGACGTAAACGGAATCGGAAACGGGGTTGTCTTTCCACTCGTTGAGGATTTCGCGCGCGCCGTTGTCGCCGCGGGCGCGGAAGGCGGAAACCATGCTGTTCATCAGTGTGGTTTCGATGGTGCGCCGTTGGTTGAACTGGTTTTCGGCCAGTGTGTCCTGCACGAGCCAGAATGAAAAACTCGCCACGAAGATTGCGCAGACGATGACTGCGCAAAATGTGGCGAAGATGCGTTGAAACAGTTTCATTGAACGCTTCGGTCTTTAGTTTTTAACAAAGAGATAGCCCAAACCGCGCACGGTCTGAATCAGCGAGGCGTCGCCGAGTTTGTGGCGGATGCTGGAAATGTGCACGTCGATGCTGCGGTCGAATTTCGCCAGCTTGCGGTCAAGGGCTTCGACGGACAGGGTTTCTTTGCTGACAACCTGACCGGCATGGCGCATCAGGACTTCCAAGAGGTTGAACTCGGTGCTGGTCAGCTCGAGCGGCTCGTCTTTGATGGTGGCCTGGCGTTTGGCCGGGAAGAGCACGACGTCGCTGACGGCGATGCTGTTGGGCGTGTTGCTCTGCTCGCCGCTTTGTTGGGCGCGGCGCAGAATGGCGTTGATGCGGGCCAACAGCTCGCGCGGGGTACAGGGTTTGGGAACGTAATCGTCTGCGCCCATTTCGAGGCCGATGATGCGGTCGATGTCGTCGCCTTTGGCGGTCAGCATGATAATCGGCACGGTGCTTTGGCTGCGCACGTTTTTCAAAACGTCCAAGCCGTTCATTTTCGGCATCATGGAATCCAATACGACAACATCGTATTGGCCGGTCAGGATTTCCTGGACGCCCGCTTCGCCGTCGGGAACGCTGTGGATGTTGAGCCCTTCGGCGGTCAGGTATTCGGTCAAAAGTTCGGTCAGCAAAGCGTCGTCATCTACCAGTAATACGCGGCTCATGGGGTTTCCTTTTTCATGGTTGGCGCGGGCGTATGCCTGCGCAGGTAGGGAATACGGCAATCTTAACACGCAAGTTGCGTCGGCTGATAGCGTGTGTTTCTATGCTTTTGCGCTTTTTTGCAATGGCTTTGACGGCCTTTACATTTTTCAGATAGCCTTATTTTGCTTTGGAAACGGCGGCGGTGCAGGTAATTTTTTTAAGTTTTTCAAAGCGTAAAAATTTGCCGTACGCCGTTTGGCATTGCACGTCTGCTTCGGCGGCAAGCGGTTGCAGGGCGGGGTGGGCGGCGATTTGGGTTTGGTAGTAGGGAATGTGGTAGGGGTAGTAGTAATACATCGCCTGCATCCATTTGCGCGCTTCGGCGGTTTTGCCCTGCCGCTGGTAGTAAAGGCCGACTTGGTGGGCGTTGGCATACGGGCGGTAGGTCAGCGCAGCGAGAGCAGCTTTTTCGGCAACGGGGTTGATGGTGTTGTCGGTAGGAGAGAAGTGGCGCGCCAAACCCAACTCGGCGTAGTAGCGCAGTATCGGGCTGTCGGCAGCGATTTGTTTCAGCCCGCTGATTTTTTGCTGGATTTTAACGGCGGTGTCGGTTTTCTGCTGTTGGCTGTATTCGGTCAGGTTGGTGTACGTCCAGCCCAGTTGCAGAATGCCGGCGATGATGCCCAGCGCGAGCAGGCCGCCGCCCAAGTTGCGCAGTTTGGCCTGCATGAGGCCGTCTGAAACGTCTTGCTGCTGCGCGGGCGAGAGCGAGAGCATCAGGCAGAACGGCGTGAGGAAATAGATATACCAAAGCGGATATTCGAGCATGCTGTGGCACATCGACACCGTCATCGTCGCCAAAAGCAGCAGCGATGCGGGATGGTTGGGACGGGAAAGCATACGCCAAACGGCAGTCAGAATGCAGGCGGCGACCAAAAGTGTTCCGACCAGCCCCATTTCGGCCAGTAGGTTTAAAACGATGTTGTGGGCATGGGTAAACAATACGCCGAGGATATTGTTGGCGTAGTTTTGCTGTTCGGCATTGACGAGGAAACTTTGCAGCGCGTAGCTGTTCCAGCCGTGGCCGAAGAAGGGTGCCGTCTGAAAAGCCAGCCAGGCTTTTTTAGCTTCGATTTGGCGCGCCGAACCTTCAAAACTGCTGGTGCCTACGCGCTCGACCGCCGTTTCGTAGCTGCCGTTGCCCAGCCATTCGAGGATGTGTCCCATCGAAAACTGGAAGAAAAAGACCGCCAATACGGCAAACAGCATCACAGCGGTGAGGCGGTTGGCCTCTCTGCCCGCTCGCCAGCGCCAAAACGGCAGCAGCAGGCCGACACCGATGACGTAGGTCAGAATCGTGCGCGAGTTGACCAAGCCCATCACGCCGGCCAGACCGGCGACCAGCAAAAATCCCAGCCATGCCGGCATTTTGCGCTGCGCCCAAAGGTAGGCCGCGCTAAGCGTTCCCCACATCAAATAATGGCCGAGATGGTTGCGCTGGCCGAGCTGGCCGCTGATACCGTCTTTATTGGCATAGGCAGTGATGCCGCGTAACAGGCCGGTGCCCGAGAGGCCGTTAAACTGCAACACGGCAATCACGGCCTGCGCCAATGCGCCGAACAGCAAAGTCCACGCAAATATTGTTACCGCGCGCTCCTGCCCGTATTCCGCAATCCAGCCGCGGCAGGCCCAAGCGGCGAGGGCGAGGATGATAAACGTCCACACCACCATGTCGTTCATGCCCGGGTAGGTCAGATTCATCAGCCGCGCCTGTGCCCACCAAAACGCTGCCAACACCAGCAGACATTTCGCCGCGGCGGAGAATTTGACGTTCAAGAGCCCGCAGTAGGCCGTGACCAGCACCAACAGCGCCGCGCCCGTCAGCGAACCGGCCTCCAGATAAAAACTCGACAACGGCCCCGTGCGGTAAAGCGAGAGGAAGGGTGCAATGTTTATCCAGATAAAACAAAACCATAAGGGCAGGAAACGCTCGTTCCACACGCTGCTGCTGCCGTCTGAAAATTTTTGGAACATCATGCTGCGGCCTTTCGCTGTTGCCGGATAAAGCCCAAACAGGCCAGAAAAAACACGCTGCTGCACACCACCGACACCGCCGCACACGCGCGGCTCGCCGGCGCGGCATCAAACAGCCGCATACAGGCTTCGGCGAAATAAATCAGAACCAGCATCGAACTGTATTGGTAAGTATATGTTTTACCTTTCAAAATGCCCGCCAGCGGCAGACAAAGCGGCAGCGCCTTGAGTGCCAGCCACGAGCCGCCTTCGCGCAGCGGTGCAATCCAAAGTTCCCACGACAGGCTGACGGCAATCAAACCGATTAGGCCGGCGCAGGCGGCGTAATAAGACAGGGAGCGGGTGGGGGAGGGGGGCATAGAAATGAGTGGTGTGTGGAAAAGTGTTTGCGAACAAGATGTATAGAGGGTGAGGCCGTCTGAAAAGTTTCATGGTGCGGTAAAATTTTCAGACGGCCTGAGCGTTTTGCAAAAATAAGAAACGCCAGTTTGCAGGGGCGGGTTTTATACCCGTCCGAACTCCAATAATTCTGAAATATTAAGTTTTTTCAGTAATTTAAAGGCTTACGGGCGGGTATAAAACCCACCCCTGCAAGCGCTTCTCAAGATTTTCAGCTTTTTTGCAAAGTTCTTGGTCTTCTTGGCTTTCAGACGGCCTCACCCAACCTTCGCAGGCGGGGGCGGCGTATCGTTTTCCGTTTCGTCTTCCCGTTCGACAGGTTTGATAAAGCGGCTGAACCAAATCCCCGCTTCGTAAAGCAAAACCAGCGGTACGGCGAGCAGGAGCTGGGAAAGTACGTCGGGCGGGGTGATGACGGCGGCGACGATAAATGCGCCGACAATCACATAAGGCCGCGCGACTTTGAGCTGTTCGGCCGTGACCACACCCATTCGGGCGAGCAAAATGACGACGACGGGTACTTCAAACGTCGTGCCGAAAGCGACAAACATGCCCAAAATAAACGACAGGTATTTGTCGATGTCGGTCGCCATGTTGACGCCCGTGGGCGTAACGCCGGCCAAGAATTTGAAAATAATCGGAAAAACCAAGAAATAGGCGAACGCCATGCCGACGAAAAACAGCAAAAAGCTGGAAACGACCAGCGGGAAGACCAGCCGTTTTTCGTGGCGGTAGAGCGCGGGCGCGACAAACGCCCAAACCTGATAGAGCGTGTGCGGCAGCGAAATCAGGAAGGCCGCCATCAGCGTGACTTTGACAGGTACGAAAAACGGCGCAATCACATCGGTGGCAATCATGCTGGTGTCTTTCGGCAGCGACGACATCAGCGGTGCGGCGGTAAAGGAATAGAGTTGCTGCGCGAAAGGCATCAGCGCGAGAAAGCAGACAACGAGGCCGCCGAGGATCCACATCAGTCGGCGGCGCAGTTCGAGCAGGTGCTCGATTAAAGGCTGGGTGGGTTGGGTTTCAGACACCGTAGGCTCACTTTTTACGGACGCGCAGTTTCGGTTTGGCTTGGAATTTCGGGCGCATATCGCGTTTGCGCTGCATCGCCTGCTTGCGCAGCGAAGCCGTGTGCAGCAGGCCGACCGACGGCGCGGTTTCGAGATATTCGACCTGCGGGCTTTCAGACGGCATCGAAGCGGCGGTCAGATAATCGCGCCAAGCCTTGTTTTGTGCGGATTCGGAATCTTCGGCAGTTTCGGCGGCAGGCGGGGCGACGGGCTGGCCGTTTTCGTCGAGCAAAGTATCAGACGGCATTTCGCCCTGCGGCAGCGGATTGCCTTGTGCGTCTACACCGAAATCGGCGGGCGTGCGCTGTTCGGGCAGGCGTTCCCACGGTTTGAGGCCGTCTGAAATCTGGTTCAGATTGTTTTGCGCCTCGCTGCCGACGTCTTTGATTTCGTTTTTAAACTGCGTGGCGGCGGCTTCAAATTCCTGCTTGGCCTTGCGCAATTCGTCCAACTCGACCTGCGCGCTCAACTCCTGCTTGACGTTGGCGACCAGCCGCTGCATTTTGCCGACAAGCCGCCCCGCCGTGCGTGCCACGGCAGGCAGGCGCTCGGGCCCCAGCACGATTAAGGCGACAACGCCGACGAGCAGAAGCTCGCTCAAACCGAAATCAAACATAAATCAGGCTTTGTCTTCGTCTTTTTTGTGTTCGATAACTTCTTCTTTTTTCGAGGTATTGTCGGTACCTTCGTTCAGACCTTCTTTAAAGTCGTGTACCGCGCCGCCCAAGTCTTTGCCGACGTTGCGCAGTTTTTTGGTGCCGAACACCAAAACGACAATGACCAAAACAATCAGCCAATGCCAGATAGAAAAGCTGCCCATGATGTTTCCTTTGATTTTAATTGAGAAAATTCAGAATGTTAGGAGGGTGTGCCCATGATGTGGATATGCAGGTGGAACACTTCCTGACCACCACCTTTGCCTGTGTTGATGACGGTTTTGAAACCGTTGGTCAAACCCGCGGCTTCGGCAATCTGCGGCACTTTCAGCATCATTTTGCCCAACAGCGCTTCATGTTCGGCCTTGGCGTGGGCGAGCGAATCGAAGTGAGCTTTGGGAATAAGCAGCAGATGCACGGGTGCGGCGGGGCGGATGTCTTTGAAACACAGCATTTCGCCGTCTTCGTAAACCGTGTCGGACGGAATGTCTTTGGCGGCGATTTTGCAGAAAATGCAGTCGGTCATGGTTTTGCTCCGTAAGGCCGTCTGAATAAGGCTGGTGAACAGGATAGAACCATTCAGACGGCCTGATTGAATATTTTCGGAATTGTATAGCGAATCAGGCAGAAAACCAACCCGGCGGGCAGGCGGCGTTTTATAGTGAAATAAAATAAGAAAGATACGAGGCGGCAAGGTGCAGACAGTACAGGAGATGAACTTGGCGCTTCAGCGCTTTAGTGAATCGTCCTCTTTGAGCCCGGCCGCAGCCAACGCAGTAGATTTTTTATTTATAGTTCACTACTCTGCCGTACGGGCGGCTTTTTCCGCCAACCCTGACAAACCCTGACGGCGCGCCAGCTCGGCGGCAACGTCTTCCACGCGCAGGCCGTGGTGGGCGAGCAGAACCATGCTGTGAAACCACAGGTCGGCGGTTTCGTAAATCAGGTGTTCGCGGTCGCCGTCTTTCGAGGCCATCAGCACTTCGCCGGCTTCTTCGATGACTTTTTTCAGAATTTTGTCCTGCCCTTTATGCAGGAGTTGGGCGACGTAGGATTCGTCGGGATTGCCGCCTTTGCGGGAGTCGATGGTGTTTTGGATTTGTGTGAAAACGGTGTCGGTCATGAGAGGGCTTTCATTGGGTTGGAACAGGATGCCGTCTGAAAATCTGTAAAACATTTCAGACGGCATGGCCGGAAAACGGCGGTTTACGGATGCTTATGCCTGTAAATTTCCGTTTCGTCTTTCAATACCGCGTCCGCCGTCTGCCACGCGCTGCCGTCCCAAACCTTGTAGAAACAGCTTTCGCGCCCGGTGTGGCAGGCGATGCCGCCGTTTTGTTCGATCAGCATCACCACCGCATCGCCGTCGCAGTCGAGGCGCAGTTCGTGCACTTTCTGCGTGTGTCCCGATTCTTCGCCCTTCATCCACTGCTTTTGGCGCGAACGGCTGTAATAATGGGCAAAACCCGTTGCGGCGGTCTGTTGCAGCGCTTCGGCATTCATCCACGCCAACATCAGCACGCGGCGGGTTTTCCAATCCTGCGCAACGGCGCAGACCAAACCTTTTTCGTCAAATTTAACGGCTTGGAGCAGGGCTTCGGGGGCCATGTTCGGAATCCTTTGTTAGAGGCCGTCTGAAATTAAAAAAATTCAGACGGTATGAGAATTTTGTGGAAATAAAAAACGGCTGTCTGAAATAGTTATGGACGTCGTTCCCGCGCAGGCGGGAATCTACGTTTGATCTTTTGAAACTTATTTAAAAACAATGTATTGCCTGTTTTTAACCGTCGATTCCCACCTGCGCGGGAATAACGTCTGTGAAAGTTTCAGGCGGCTTTTTGATTTTTGCAACGTCCGGATTGTGAACGTTGGCAGGCAGCGGTTTGATAACAATAAAGCTGCCCATGCCGTCTGAAAACTCACAGCCTGATTTCAATCCCTGCTTCCTGCATGGCGAGTTTGGCTTCGTGGATGCCGATTTCGCCGAAGTGGAAAATACTGGCGGCCAAAACGGCGTCGGCTTTGCCTTCTTTGATGCCGTCGATGAGGTGCTGGATGTTGCCCACGCCGCCGGAGGCGATGACGGGAATATCGACGGCTTCGCTGATGGCACGGGTCAGCGGCAGGTTGAAGCCTTGTTTGGTGCCGTCCCTGTCCATACTGGTGAGGAGGATTTCGCCGGCGCCGCGGTTCTGCATTTCGACTGCCCATGCGACGGCGTCGAGGCCGGTCGGTTTGCGGCCGCCGTGGGTGAAGATTTCCCAACGGGTGTTTTCGGGGTTGACGGCTTTGGCGTCGATGGCGACGACGATGGCCTGCGAACCGAAAAATCCGCTGGCTTCGTTGACCAAATCGGGATTGGTCACGGCGGCGGTGTTGATGCTGGCTTTGTCGGCGCCCGCGTTGAGCAGTCGGCGCACGTCGGCGACGGAGCGCACGCCGCCGCCGACGGTCAGGGGGATGAAAACCTGCGCGGCGACGCCTTCGATGATGTGGAGAATGGTGTCGCGGTTGTCGGAGGAGGCGGTAATGTCGAGAAAAGCCAGCTCGTCTGCGCCTTCGTCGTTGTAACGTTTGGCGACATCGACGGGATTGCCAGCGTCGCGCAGGCCGAGGAAGTTGACGCCTTTGACGACACGGCCGTTGTCCACGTCGAGGCAGGGGATGATGCGTTTTGCCAGTGCCATAGAGATTCTTTCTTTCAAGCAGGGCAAAGCCGCTGCGGAATTAAACTTTGGTGAAAACGGCGGAAACCAGCTGGGGCAGACTGTCGTTGAGGAAAAAATAGCCTGCCGCGGCGGCAACGGCCATCAGCGCGGTGGCGGCGAAGCTCGAGCTGAAGCGGTCGACGAGGAAAAAGACGAGGGCGGTATAGACCCACAAAATACCGTAACCGGCCAGCCATTTGTTGTCGATAACAGGCATTTGGAACATGACCAGAGCGTTGACAATGGCGATGAGCACGGTAAACCACAGGCTCTCGCTGATGGCGTAAATGTCGCGGCCGGACGACCAGATGATCCAGAATCCTAAAATAAAAGCTGCCAACATGGTGAGTAAAATCCCTTTCTATGTTTGGTAATGTGGAAAAGTTTTTTGTTTTTTGAGGCCGTCTGAAAGGTTGGGAGTTGGGTTTTCAGACGGCCTTTTTGTTTGGTCGTTTTTGCCTTCCCGCGGAAGGGCGGACTTCGGTTGTAGGCCGGGCTTCAGCCCGGCGAAGTTCTGACCTGATTTTGTAAGATGTTGGGCTAATGGTTCGACAAGCCCGCCAACCGGGCCCAGCATACGGGTTTCGGAATTTTTCAGACGGCCTTCAAAAATAATGCGGTTTGAGGCTGTCTGAAATTTCTTTGAACCCGACCAAGTTCCGCCAACAAAATCAATCAAACGCATTTTGCGGCGGTTTTATATTTTCAGACGGCCTGTTATCCCGAACCGCCTCAAGCCAGCGAATCGGCCAGTTTTTGCGCTTCGGCGAAGTCGATGCTGCCCTCGTAAATCGCGCGGCCGGTAATCGCTCCGGTCACGCCGCTTTTTTCGACGGCGCAGAGGGCGCGGATGTCGTCGAGGTTGGTCAGGCCGCCGGAAGCGATGACGGGGATTTTCACGGCTTCGGCGAGTTTGACCGTGGCCTCGATGTTGACGCCGCCCATCATGCCGTCGCGGCCGATGTCGGTGTAGATGATGCTGTTGACGCCGTCGTCTTCAAAGCGTCGGGCAAGGTCGGTAACATGGTGGTCGGTAACGGTTGCCCAGCCGTCGATGGCGGCCATGCCGTCTTTGGCGTCGAGACCGACGATGATGTGGCCGGCA
Coding sequences within it:
- the rpsP gene encoding 30S ribosomal protein S16, producing MVVIRLARGGSKHRPFFNVIVTDSRNRRDGRFIERLGFYNPVANEKQERVRLNADRLNHWVAQGAQVSPAVVKLVKEQQVAA
- a CDS encoding bifunctional acetate--CoA ligase family protein/GNAT family N-acetyltransferase, translating into MTVQSMPGYFFSPQHIVLVGASERAHSLGERILTALLGSAFEGRITPVNLRHKTVAGLTAYPTLAKISEPVDLVIAVTLPETYDALFKACRKQQFHHVIAVQDWETLGEEARQTAAEAVKKHHGAELSISVCNAAGIQLPAQALNAGTLPDFPAGYAALLTGHTAVSREIGIMLRKMQQGVSRHISLNYPLSPTSAADWLNRFGHNRHTRVAVIQHNPLENQRKLFSAIRQFARHTPVILYCPHNADDTERAVLESLSRHCNFLPAFDSQTLEAALHARLADINPVNKLTVLSDSPTGWLQNEAANYGIALAMPSEKPLPEQGFLGSSPTPALFRSQAAHYLQQPDTQALLAVVAPDSPHHETELTNMLAVYAKQSDKLLLISSRVSDGLLQFDCPEAALRTLHMRNQAAALQEIQLQTAAPKSGRLKNIKPKAIEKALAEQDLDALAKALNLPPQQDDGRFHSELAFFKHPRYGDIVTARHQGRTTAVLPPFTTLDAAHLDNFFNLPEHRAATAQFLHTLNALSAAQTDCGEIRLRFYGSSTFSSLKPSEKPAAAPEKNSEKPNAKPAAKSAQPLKQAAAEILRSRKAAAAEFIRTTGEAAAEFLGKAEPAQQPPENVLAPYPDGFPQTCRLKNGESAGIRPFEPEDAEAKQQFVRNLSPEARYTRFMAQTNELPPATLARFSNLDWFSEGAFVTENSDGLIIGVSRIARLSRDECEFGITLAESARGSGLAPILMQHIIALATQQGYQSISAEILKKNTAMLKLAEKSGFTLTPSPDDKTLVQAKRSLLPPKAAEKRKFRQ
- the rimM gene encoding ribosome maturation factor RimM (Essential for efficient processing of 16S rRNA), whose translation is MNNTQQRVAMGYIKGVFGIKGWLKIAADTEYTDSLLDYPEWHLSKDGKTLTVTLESGKIAGGELQVKFEGIDDRDQAFALRGYTIEIPREAFEPAEEDEYYWADLVGMTVSNKDGVVLGKVNSLMDTGAHDVLVIDGGHGRKLIPFVSYYIETVDTENRTITADWGLDY
- a CDS encoding sensor histidine kinase: MKLFQRIFATFCAVIVCAIFVASFSFWLVQDTLAENQFNQRRTIETTLMNSMVSAFRARGDNGAREILNEWKDNPVSDSVYVILGDDKTDILGRDVDSQTVERARAFAANNPESDLAHIEYDRFGEEYLFFINGWDNRQAQRLPSPLFIPGLPLSPIWHEFIILSFIILVGLLLAYILANNITKPISILGNGMDRIAGGDLETRIAQQMDGRDDELSHLAFQFDKMADKLQKLVAKERHLLHHVSHEMRSPLARMQAIVGLIQAQPQKQEAYLKRLEGELTRMDTLVGELLTLSRLETSNMPLEKEDLKLLPFLSNLIEDSQAVAQQNQQSVSLAVDPKIPENATVSANESYLYRAFDNVIRNAMNYSPEGSVIKVNVSQDNKNWIINVTDNGPGVNEMQLPHIFTAFYRADSSASKPGTGLGLALTQHIIEQHNGRINAQNVKPNGLNMHFVLPKKKAL
- a CDS encoding response regulator transcription factor produces the protein MSRVLLVDDDALLTELLTEYLTAEGLNIHSVPDGEAGVQEILTGQYDVVVLDSMMPKMNGLDVLKNVRSQSTVPIIMLTAKGDDIDRIIGLEMGADDYVPKPCTPRELLARINAILRRAQQSGEQSNTPNSIAVSDVVLFPAKRQATIKDEPLELTSTEFNLLEVLMRHAGQVVSKETLSVEALDRKLAKFDRSIDVHISSIRHKLGDASLIQTVRGLGYLFVKN